The following coding sequences are from one Peromyscus eremicus chromosome X, PerEre_H2_v1, whole genome shotgun sequence window:
- the Ubqln2 gene encoding ubiquilin-2, with protein sequence MAENGESSGPPRPSRGPAAAPGTAPAPAPAEPKIIKVTVKTPKEKEEFAVPENSTVQQFKEAISKRFKSQTDQLVLIFAGKILKDQDTLIQHGIHDGLTVHLVIKSQNRPQSQATTQPSTTAGTCPTTTTTTTAAAAAPAAPAAPASTTAPRSNSTPTTTNSNQYPAGSLGGLASLSTLGLSSTTFTELQNQMQQQLLASPEMMIQIMENPFVQSMLSNPDLMRQLIMANPQMQQLIQRNPEISHLLNNPDIMRQTLEIARNPAMMQEMMRNQDLALSNLESIPGGYNALRRMYTDIQEPMLNAAQEQFGGNPFATVGSSSSGEGTQPSRTENRDPLPNPWAPPPATQSSPTITTTTSSGSVPGSRSSANSANTMAAANYVATIFSTPGMQSLLQQITENPQLIQNMLSAPYMRSMMQSLSQNPDLAAQMMMSSPLFAANPQLQEQMRPQLPTFLQQMQNPETIAAMSNPRAMQALMQIQQGLQTLATEAPGLIPSFAPGVGVGVLGTTITPVGPAVTPIGPIGPIVPFTPIGPIGPIGPTVPASSPGSTGTGVPPATTVTSSVPTETITLTPTSDSGPSQQFIQQMVQALAGANPPQLPNPEVRFQQQLEQLNAMGFLNREANLQALIATGGDINAAIERLLGSQPS encoded by the coding sequence ATGGCTGAGAACGGCGAGAGCAGCGGCCCCCCGCGCCCCTCCCGCGGCCCTGCTGCGGCCCCAGGCAcggctccggctccggctccggcCGAGCCCAAGATCATCAAAGTCACTGTGAAGACCCCCAAAGAGAAAGAGGAGTTCGCGGTGCCTGAGAATAGCACCGTGCAGCAGTTTAAGGAAGCGATTTCTAAACGCTTCAAATCGCAAACCGATCAGCTCGTGCTGATTTTCGCCGGAAAGATCTTGAAAGATCAAGATACCTTGATCCAGCATGGCATCCATGATGGACTGACTGTTCATCTTGTCATCAAAAGCCAGAACCGCCCTCAGAGCCAGGCCACCACGCAGCCTAGCACTACCGCGGGAACGTGcccgaccaccaccaccaccaccacggcggcggcggcggcgccggcGGCGCCAGCGGCGCCCGCGTCGACCACGGCTCCCAGGAGTAACTCCACACCTACTACCACAAATAGCAATCAGTATCCGGCGGGGAGCCTGGGAGGACTTGCTAGCCTTAGCACCCTGGGTTTGAGCTCGACCACCTTCACTGAGCTTCAGAACCAGATGCAGCAGCAGCTCCTGGCCAGCCCTGAGATGATGATCCAAATCATGGAAAATCcctttgttcagagcatgctTTCGAATCCCGATCTGATGAGGCAGCTCATTATGGCCAATCCGCAGATGCAACAATTGATCCAGAGAAACCCAGAAATCAGCCACCTACTGAACAACCCAGATATAATGAGGCAGACTCTGGAAATCGCCAGGAATCCGGCCATGATGCAAGAGATGATGAGAAATCAAGATCTGGCTCTCAGCAATCTCGAAAGCATCCCAGGTGGCTACAATGCTCTGCGGCGCATGTACACTGACATTCAGGAACCCATGCTGAATGCCGCACAGGAGCAGTTTGGGGGTAATCCCTTTGCCACGGTGGGGAGCAGTTCCTCAGGGGAAGGCACCCAGCCTTCCCGCACCGAAAACCGGGATCCGCTGCCCAATCCTTGGGCACCACCGCCAGCTACGCAGAGCTCTCCGACCATCACCACGACCACAAGCAGTGGCAGTGTGCCTGGCAGTCGCTCCAGTGCTAACAGCGCGAACACCATGGCGGCAGCTAATTATGTTGCTACCATCTTCAGCACCCCAGGAATGCAGAGCCTGCTGCAACAGATAACTGAAAATCCCCAGCTGATTCAGAATATGCTGTCTGCACCCTACATGAGAAGCATGATGCAGTCGCTGAGCCAGAATCCAGATCTGGCTGCCCAGATGATGATGAGTAGCCCGCTGTTTGCTGCAAATCCTCAGCTGCAAGAGCAGATGCGTCCGCAGCTCCCGACTTTCCTGCAGCAGATGCAGAATCCCGAAACAATTGCGGCCATGTCAAACCCGAGAGCAATGCAAGCGTTAATGCAGATCCAGCAGGGGCTACAGACACTAGCCACTGAAGCACCTGGCCTCATTCCAAGCTTCGCTCCAGGTGTGGGGGTGGGAGTCCTGGGAACCACCATAACCCCTGTGGGCCCAGCAGTCACTCCCATAGGGCCCATCGGTCCTATAGTTCCTTTCACCCCCATAGGCCCCATCGGGCCTATAGGACCCACTGTTCCTGCAAGCTCGCCTGGCTCCACCGGCACCGGGGTCCCTCCTGCAACCACTGTGACCAGCTCTGTACCTACTGAAACCATAACCCTAACTCCAACATCAGATTCGGGACCCAGCCAGCAGTTCATTCAGCAAATGGTGCAGGCGCTGGCTGGAGCGAATCCTCCCCAGCTGCCGAATCCAGAAGTGAGATTTCAGCAGCAACTGGAACAACTCAACGCCATGGGGTTCTTAAATCGTGAAGCAAACTTGCAGGCCCTAATAGCAACAGGAGGCGACATCAATGCGGCCATTGAGAGGCTGCTGGGCTCTCAGCCATCGTAA